The proteins below are encoded in one region of Eubacterium sp. 1001713B170207_170306_E7:
- a CDS encoding FAD-dependent oxidoreductase, producing the protein MKILDYDVVIIGGGPAGLGAAVKAKENGARVAVIERNDELGGILNQCIHSGFGLQYFKEELTGPEYAELFINKAKEAGIDCYLKTMVLDITGDLKVTAINEEGTVIFNAGAVILAMGCRERTRGAIKIPGSRPAGVFTAGLAQRYVNMENFKPGSRVVILGSGDIGLIMARRLTLEGIDVVGVYELMPYPNGLYRNIKNCLDDFDIPLYLSTTVTKINGSDRVESIEVTRVDENLQPIEGTEEIIECDTLLLSIGLIPENELSKKAGVKLNPITNGPLVDDSLETSVEGIFACGNVLHVHDLVDNVTMEAEEAGASAARYAKAAKAKEGDAIAVKPEGLVRYTVPSKIYKGENDHVIVKFRVGRPVDSARAVITSGGEVVFESKKARKFIPSIMEEIKLKAEQLEALTEPLVVTVKEA; encoded by the coding sequence ATGAAAATTTTAGATTATGATGTAGTCATTATCGGCGGCGGCCCTGCGGGTCTGGGCGCTGCGGTTAAAGCAAAGGAAAACGGCGCCCGGGTAGCGGTCATCGAGCGAAACGACGAGCTGGGCGGTATCCTAAACCAGTGTATACACAGCGGATTTGGTCTTCAGTACTTTAAAGAAGAACTGACAGGGCCGGAATATGCCGAGCTGTTTATTAATAAAGCCAAAGAAGCCGGTATTGATTGCTATTTAAAGACCATGGTCCTGGATATTACAGGTGACCTTAAGGTTACAGCGATCAATGAAGAAGGCACAGTTATTTTTAACGCGGGAGCAGTGATTTTGGCCATGGGCTGCCGTGAGCGGACAAGAGGAGCGATTAAAATCCCGGGATCAAGACCAGCCGGCGTCTTTACGGCAGGCCTGGCACAGCGCTACGTGAATATGGAAAACTTTAAACCGGGCAGCAGGGTGGTCATTCTGGGCTCGGGCGATATCGGCCTGATCATGGCCAGACGCCTGACCTTGGAGGGGATCGACGTTGTGGGCGTTTACGAGCTCATGCCGTACCCCAACGGCCTGTACCGGAATATCAAAAATTGTCTGGACGATTTTGATATTCCGCTGTACCTGTCCACCACGGTTACCAAGATCAACGGCAGTGACCGGGTCGAATCCATTGAGGTCACCAGGGTTGACGAAAACCTTCAGCCAATAGAGGGGACTGAAGAAATCATAGAGTGTGATACATTATTACTGTCCATTGGTCTGATTCCGGAAAATGAGCTTTCCAAAAAAGCAGGCGTTAAGCTGAACCCGATTACCAACGGTCCGTTGGTCGACGACTCGCTTGAAACCAGCGTAGAGGGCATTTTTGCCTGCGGTAACGTGCTCCATGTCCACGACCTCGTCGACAATGTTACCATGGAGGCAGAAGAAGCTGGCGCCAGCGCTGCCCGTTACGCCAAGGCGGCTAAAGCGAAGGAAGGAGACGCCATCGCTGTCAAGCCGGAAGGACTTGTGCGTTACACTGTGCCTTCAAAAATTTATAAAGGTGAAAATGACCACGTCATTGTCAAGTTCCGCGTGGGGCGCCCGGTGGACAGCGCCAGGGCTGTGATCACAAGCGGCGGCGAGGTAGTCTTTGAAAGCAAGAAAGCCCGGAAATTTATCCCGAGTATCATGGAAGAAATCAAGCTGAAAGCAGAGCAGCTGGAGGCGCTTACAGAGCCCTTGGTAGTGACTGTAAAGGAGGCGTAA
- a CDS encoding DUF1667 domain-containing protein: MKEVTMCCTTCPSGCALVVTVDGDKAVKVEGNTCKRGIKFAEKELVAPERMLTSTILVRCGGQECLIPIKSKEPMPKEKMLDAMTAIKSVRLDHPVKMGEVIISNIVDCGVDIVACKSMEGQA, from the coding sequence ATGAAAGAAGTAACAATGTGCTGCACAACCTGTCCGTCGGGCTGCGCCCTGGTCGTGACAGTGGACGGCGATAAGGCCGTCAAGGTTGAAGGAAACACCTGCAAGCGCGGGATCAAATTTGCCGAAAAGGAACTGGTAGCCCCTGAAAGAATGCTCACCAGCACCATTTTGGTGCGCTGCGGCGGTCAGGAATGCCTGATCCCCATCAAGTCTAAGGAGCCCATGCCAAAGGAAAAAATGCTGGACGCCATGACCGCGATCAAGTCAGTGCGCCTGGACCACCCGGTTAAAATGGGCGAGGTCATTATCTCGAACATCGTGGACTGCGGCGTGGATATTGTCGCCTGTAAGTCGATGGAAGGGCAGGCCTGA
- a CDS encoding class II fructose-bisphosphate aldolase, whose product MLITLNEIMKDAYAKRYAAGAFNTVNLASIRAVLDAAEKLDAPVILQHAQIHESVVPLKVIGPVMLEMAKAAQVPVCVHLDHGEDIDYLLTAMEMGFTSVMFDGSALPYDENVAGTRAVVQAAANYNVSVEAELGRVLRPEGGGEPSEEEADLTPEDCYTRPEEARAFVEATGIDALAIAFGTAHGVYEAEPKLDFNRIAEIRAAVGMPLVMHGGSGVGDADFREAIKNGITKVNYFTYMSLAGGDAVKAFLKENAARPEIRYDELAEAARIAMQAHVEHAIGIFTKQA is encoded by the coding sequence ATGTTAATAACCCTGAATGAAATCATGAAGGACGCCTACGCGAAAAGATACGCGGCGGGCGCCTTCAACACCGTTAATCTTGCCAGCATCCGCGCGGTGCTGGACGCGGCCGAAAAGCTGGACGCGCCAGTTATTTTACAGCACGCCCAGATCCATGAGAGCGTCGTGCCCTTAAAGGTCATCGGGCCCGTCATGCTGGAAATGGCCAAGGCCGCACAGGTGCCGGTCTGTGTGCATCTGGACCACGGCGAAGATATCGACTATCTGCTCACCGCCATGGAAATGGGCTTTACCTCTGTCATGTTTGACGGCTCCGCCCTGCCCTACGACGAAAACGTGGCAGGGACCCGGGCAGTGGTACAGGCTGCTGCTAATTATAATGTCTCTGTCGAGGCAGAGCTGGGCCGCGTCCTGCGGCCAGAGGGCGGCGGAGAACCCTCCGAGGAGGAAGCGGACCTCACACCAGAGGACTGCTACACCAGGCCCGAAGAAGCCCGGGCCTTTGTAGAAGCCACAGGCATCGACGCCCTGGCCATCGCCTTCGGTACCGCCCACGGCGTGTACGAAGCCGAGCCAAAGCTTGATTTTAACCGCATCGCGGAAATCCGCGCCGCGGTGGGGATGCCCCTGGTCATGCACGGCGGATCCGGCGTCGGCGACGCCGACTTCAGAGAAGCCATTAAAAACGGCATCACCAAGGTCAACTACTTTACCTATATGTCCTTAGCCGGCGGCGACGCCGTCAAGGCCTTTTTAAAGGAAAACGCGGCCCGGCCCGAGATTCGTTACGACGAGCTGGCCGAAGCCGCCAGGATCGCAATGCAGGCCCATGTGGAGCATGCCATTGGGATCTTTACCAAACAAGCCTAA
- a CDS encoding DUF2089 domain-containing protein encodes MYQVISRCPVCGGRLKAVKLQCENCDTAIENDFCLSKFDYLSAEDLFFAETFLVCRGNIKEVEKRLKISYPTVRSRLDGIIEKLGEKPENPLPVSETRKKEILDALENGEITPEEALEQMKETE; translated from the coding sequence ATGTACCAGGTGATTAGCCGATGCCCTGTGTGTGGCGGCAGGCTTAAAGCCGTTAAGCTCCAGTGCGAAAATTGCGATACCGCCATCGAGAATGATTTCTGCCTGAGCAAATTCGATTATCTCTCCGCAGAGGATCTGTTTTTTGCCGAGACCTTTCTGGTCTGCCGGGGCAATATCAAGGAAGTGGAAAAGAGACTGAAGATTTCCTACCCGACTGTCCGATCCCGTCTGGACGGGATCATTGAGAAGCTTGGCGAAAAGCCCGAAAACCCACTGCCGGTTTCAGAAACCCGGAAAAAGGAGATTCTGGACGCCCTTGAAAATGGGGAGATCACGCCCGAGGAGGCTCTGGAGCAGATGAAAGAAACCGAATAG
- a CDS encoding butyryl-CoA:acetate CoA-transferase → MSFIKEYAEKLVTAEEAVKTVKSGDWLDYGWCSATARELDRALAAHVVENDLVDLKIRGGILMWVPEIFKIEDPADHITWNSWHMSGIERKAIAQGFAYYTPIRYSEMPRYYRDSKQDVDVAMFQVAPMDDHGYFNFGPNASHMMAMCERAKTIIVEVNKNMPRCLGGFEEAIHISQVDKIVEGPNPLMAELGAGGPATDVDKKVAELIVEEIPNGACLQLGIGGMPNAVGSLIAESDLKDLGVHTEMYVDAFVDIAKAGKINGSRKNIDRFRQTYAFGAGTQKLYDYIHDNPQCMSAPVDYTNDIRSISAIDDFMSINNAVDVDLFGQVSSESSGIKHISGAGGQLDFVLGAYLSNGGKSFICCSSTFMTRDGEMKSRIVPTLQPGSVVTDTRANIHYLVTEYGKVNLKGLSTWEKCDAIISVAHPDFRDELIAEAEKMHIWRRTNKDN, encoded by the coding sequence ATGAGTTTTATTAAAGAATATGCTGAAAAACTGGTAACGGCAGAAGAAGCTGTCAAGACTGTAAAATCCGGCGACTGGCTGGATTACGGCTGGTGCTCCGCCACAGCAAGAGAGCTGGATCGGGCACTGGCAGCCCATGTGGTCGAAAACGACCTGGTTGACCTCAAAATCCGCGGCGGGATCCTGATGTGGGTACCCGAGATTTTTAAAATCGAAGATCCGGCAGATCATATCACCTGGAATTCCTGGCACATGAGCGGCATCGAACGAAAGGCCATTGCCCAGGGCTTCGCCTACTACACACCGATCCGTTACTCCGAAATGCCGAGATACTACCGAGATTCCAAGCAGGATGTGGACGTGGCCATGTTCCAGGTCGCACCGATGGATGATCATGGTTATTTCAATTTTGGCCCCAACGCCTCACATATGATGGCAATGTGCGAACGCGCAAAAACAATCATTGTTGAAGTCAATAAAAATATGCCGAGATGCCTTGGCGGCTTTGAAGAAGCCATTCACATCTCTCAGGTCGATAAAATCGTCGAAGGTCCCAATCCCCTCATGGCAGAGCTGGGCGCTGGCGGTCCCGCAACCGATGTTGACAAAAAAGTTGCCGAACTGATCGTAGAAGAAATTCCGAACGGCGCATGCCTCCAGCTTGGTATCGGGGGAATGCCAAACGCTGTCGGTTCACTCATCGCCGAATCCGATCTGAAGGATCTGGGCGTTCACACCGAAATGTACGTCGATGCCTTTGTCGATATCGCGAAAGCCGGCAAAATCAACGGCTCCAGAAAAAATATCGACCGCTTCCGCCAGACCTACGCTTTTGGCGCAGGTACCCAGAAGCTGTATGATTATATCCATGACAATCCGCAGTGCATGAGCGCGCCGGTCGATTATACCAACGATATCCGCTCCATCTCTGCCATTGACGATTTCATGTCCATCAACAACGCTGTCGACGTTGACCTCTTTGGCCAGGTCAGTTCAGAATCCTCCGGGATCAAGCACATCAGCGGCGCTGGCGGACAGCTCGACTTTGTGCTGGGCGCTTACCTGTCAAACGGCGGAAAGAGCTTTATCTGCTGCTCCTCCACCTTTATGACAAGAGACGGCGAAATGAAGTCTCGTATTGTGCCGACGTTGCAGCCGGGTTCCGTTGTTACTGATACCCGTGCGAATATCCATTACCTGGTAACCGAGTACGGCAAGGTCAACCTTAAGGGGCTGTCCACCTGGGAAAAATGTGACGCTATTATCTCCGTAGCCCACCCGGATTTCCGCGACGAGCTCATCGCAGAAGCTGAAAAAATGCACATCTGGAGAAGAACCAATAAGGATAACTAA
- a CDS encoding helix-turn-helix domain-containing protein has product MNDRPLPACPVETTLMLIGSKWKVLILRDLMDGTRRFSELKRSIGTITQKVLTSNLRDMEDCGLLTRTVYPEVPPRVEYTLTETGYSLKPILDSMVDWGTAYKNQSEFARP; this is encoded by the coding sequence ATGAACGACCGACCACTTCCAGCCTGTCCCGTCGAAACCACGTTGATGCTCATCGGCAGTAAATGGAAGGTTTTGATTTTGAGGGACCTGATGGACGGCACCCGCCGTTTCAGCGAGCTTAAAAGATCCATCGGGACCATTACCCAGAAGGTGCTAACCTCTAACCTGAGAGATATGGAGGACTGCGGCCTGCTCACCCGTACTGTCTACCCCGAGGTGCCCCCAAGGGTTGAGTACACACTGACCGAGACCGGCTACAGCCTAAAGCCCATTCTCGACTCCATGGTGGACTGGGGGACAGCCTATAAAAACCAGTCCGAGTTTGCCAGGCCATGA
- a CDS encoding protein-ADP-ribose hydrolase yields the protein MNRNEQMLRLITALLVEQPKYNPIKIPEAAQERWQILRSLMNLRPPMPAGSDFLALQDTFLQAGTARKGITRVGELAPLEEGLYLWQGDITTLQADAIVNAANSQLLGCFVPCHGCIDNAIHTYAGVQLRQACHELMIRQEMPEPTGAAKITPGYNLPADWVIHTVGPIVNGGLTPKNCSLLQSCYYSCLALAEERGLQSLAFCCISTGEFHFPPEQAAAIAVKTVKAFMRKARRLKKIVFNVYRDKDLKLYQSLLGK from the coding sequence ATGAACAGAAACGAGCAAATGCTCCGGCTGATCACCGCCCTGCTTGTAGAACAGCCAAAATATAATCCTATAAAAATCCCGGAGGCAGCGCAAGAAAGATGGCAAATACTCCGGTCGCTGATGAACCTGCGCCCGCCAATGCCCGCAGGCTCGGACTTTCTGGCCCTCCAAGACACCTTCTTGCAAGCCGGGACAGCGCGCAAGGGCATTACCCGGGTCGGTGAACTGGCACCTTTGGAGGAGGGGCTGTACCTCTGGCAGGGTGATATCACCACACTTCAGGCCGACGCTATTGTGAACGCAGCCAACAGCCAGCTGCTGGGTTGTTTTGTGCCCTGTCACGGCTGCATTGATAACGCCATCCACACCTATGCCGGGGTCCAGCTACGCCAGGCCTGCCACGAGCTTATGATCCGGCAGGAGATGCCCGAGCCCACCGGAGCGGCTAAAATCACCCCGGGCTATAATCTTCCTGCAGACTGGGTAATCCACACGGTCGGCCCCATTGTCAACGGCGGCCTGACCCCGAAGAACTGCAGCCTGCTGCAAAGCTGCTATTACTCCTGCCTCGCGCTGGCCGAGGAAAGAGGACTGCAGAGCCTGGCCTTTTGCTGTATCTCCACCGGAGAGTTTCACTTTCCACCGGAACAAGCTGCTGCCATTGCTGTAAAGACAGTAAAAGCGTTTATGCGGAAGGCAAGAAGGCTGAAGAAAATTGTGTTTAACGTTTATAGGGACAAGGACTTGAAGCTTTACCAGTCCCTGCTGGGGAAGTGA
- a CDS encoding helix-turn-helix transcriptional regulator → MGKNLRIKAARAALDMTQKDLAEAVGVTRQTMNAIEKGDYNPTIKLCIAICRVLGKTLDELFWEEA, encoded by the coding sequence ATGGGGAAGAACTTAAGGATCAAAGCTGCCAGGGCCGCCCTCGATATGACCCAGAAGGACTTGGCCGAGGCGGTAGGCGTTACCCGGCAGACCATGAACGCCATTGAAAAAGGGGACTATAACCCCACCATCAAGTTGTGCATCGCGATCTGCAGGGTGCTTGGGAAAACACTGGACGAGCTTTTCTGGGAAGAAGCCTGA
- a CDS encoding ACT domain-containing protein, producing MTTTYMESHSVDGLTVDHKNLMISLKKVPVNSIILTRCLSELSDADVNVDIITQTAPVKKAFDVSFIVLERDLDKVKDIVNALGEEYPEIKITINRDITRLSVSGIGMRTQSGVASKFFQALADNDVQILMITTSEIRISCIIKIEDTEKAVAATKEAFNLED from the coding sequence ATGACGACCACCTATATGGAGAGCCATAGCGTTGACGGCCTGACCGTTGACCACAAAAATCTCATGATCTCGCTGAAAAAGGTGCCGGTCAATTCCATTATCCTGACCCGCTGCCTCAGCGAGCTATCAGACGCCGACGTCAATGTCGATATCATCACCCAGACCGCGCCGGTCAAAAAAGCCTTTGACGTTTCCTTTATTGTCCTCGAGCGCGACCTGGATAAGGTTAAGGACATCGTAAACGCCCTTGGCGAGGAATACCCTGAAATTAAAATCACCATCAACAGGGACATCACACGCCTGTCCGTCTCTGGCATTGGCATGCGCACCCAGTCCGGGGTCGCCTCCAAATTCTTCCAGGCGCTGGCCGACAACGACGTCCAGATTTTAATGATCACCACCTCCGAAATCCGTATCTCCTGCATTATCAAGATCGAGGATACCGAGAAAGCGGTCGCGGCCACAAAAGAGGCTTTTAACCTGGAGGACTGA
- a CDS encoding aspartate kinase, protein MSIIVQKYGGTSMGTIDRIKNVARRIIKKREEGNQMVVVVSAMGKSTDELIKMAYSISDAPPRRELDMLLATGEQVSISMLSMALNAMGYDAISFTGPQVGVHTMGHHGKSRIMDIETKKIEDALNDGKIVIIAGFQGVNENDDITTLGRGGSDTSAVALSCVLECPCEIYTDVDGIYGVDPRLYPPAKKLNTVSFDEMLEMASLGAGVMHARAIELGSKYNAEIYVASSIHDVPGTLIKEGDSNMSPMEQQAITGLAIDNDELMVSLKNVPFDMNITAQFFSDLAKKSINIDMISQTAPVYGAINISFSAPIEDLSELRKILYDFMEKYPQVEMDINKEISKLSVVGIGMRSQSGVAAKFFQLLADNNIPMLMITTSEIRISCVIPSELRDTAVMATADAFDL, encoded by the coding sequence ATGAGCATCATTGTCCAGAAATACGGCGGTACCTCTATGGGGACCATTGACCGTATTAAAAATGTCGCAAGACGTATTATCAAAAAAAGAGAAGAAGGCAACCAGATGGTCGTGGTGGTCTCTGCCATGGGCAAAAGCACCGACGAACTCATCAAAATGGCCTACTCCATCAGCGACGCACCGCCGAGGCGTGAGCTGGATATGCTGTTAGCTACCGGCGAACAGGTTTCTATTTCCATGCTGTCCATGGCCCTTAACGCCATGGGCTACGACGCGATCTCCTTTACCGGCCCCCAGGTGGGCGTCCACACCATGGGCCACCACGGGAAATCCCGGATTATGGATATTGAGACTAAGAAAATCGAGGATGCCCTCAACGACGGCAAAATCGTTATTATCGCAGGCTTCCAGGGAGTGAATGAAAATGACGATATCACCACCCTGGGCCGGGGCGGCTCCGACACCAGCGCGGTTGCCCTGTCCTGTGTGTTAGAATGCCCCTGCGAAATCTACACCGACGTGGACGGGATCTACGGTGTGGACCCGCGCCTGTACCCGCCGGCCAAAAAGCTGAACACGGTCAGCTTTGACGAAATGCTGGAAATGGCCAGCCTGGGCGCTGGCGTCATGCATGCCCGCGCCATCGAGCTAGGCAGCAAGTACAACGCGGAAATCTATGTGGCATCCAGTATTCACGACGTGCCCGGTACGCTCATTAAGGAAGGTGACAGCAACATGAGCCCTATGGAACAGCAGGCCATTACCGGCCTCGCCATCGACAATGACGAGCTGATGGTATCTCTCAAGAACGTTCCCTTTGATATGAACATCACAGCCCAGTTCTTCTCAGACCTGGCTAAAAAAAGCATTAACATCGACATGATCAGCCAGACTGCTCCGGTCTACGGCGCAATCAATATCTCCTTTTCCGCCCCCATCGAGGATCTGTCCGAGCTGCGGAAAATCCTGTATGATTTTATGGAAAAATATCCCCAGGTGGAAATGGACATCAACAAAGAAATCTCCAAGCTTTCTGTTGTGGGCATTGGCATGCGCAGCCAGTCCGGGGTCGCCGCCAAGTTTTTCCAGCTTCTGGCCGACAACAACATCCCCATGCTCATGATCACTACCTCGGAAATCCGCATTTCCTGCGTGATTCCGTCCGAGCTGCGGGATACGGCTGTCATGGCTACCGCCGACGCGTTCGACCTGTAG
- the dapD gene encoding 2,3,4,5-tetrahydropyridine-2,6-dicarboxylate N-acetyltransferase, with the protein MTNEELKKQFDLNDPYQIAKYINAVEKSTPVKAYVRGYLRANDLAGYEYYGDPSACIIIGEAGEISDLLDAKAGSISSVRIECDRRNSAIPLLDLTKVDARIEPGSFIREGAHIHKNAVIMMGAVINIGAVVGEGTMIDMNAVLGARATIGKNCHIGAGAVVAGVLEPPSKQPVIIEDEVLIGANAVILEGVKIGKGAVVAAGSVVTEDVPAGVVVAGSPAKVVKDKDEKTEDKTELLDDLRG; encoded by the coding sequence ATGACAAACGAAGAACTGAAAAAACAATTTGATTTAAACGACCCCTACCAGATCGCAAAATACATTAACGCCGTCGAGAAATCCACACCGGTTAAGGCCTATGTCCGCGGCTACCTGAGAGCAAATGACCTGGCCGGTTACGAATACTACGGCGATCCTTCCGCCTGCATAATCATCGGTGAGGCCGGTGAGATCAGCGACCTTCTGGACGCCAAGGCTGGCTCAATCTCCTCTGTCCGTATCGAATGTGACCGCCGCAACTCGGCCATACCATTACTGGATTTAACCAAGGTAGACGCCCGTATCGAGCCCGGCTCTTTTATCCGCGAGGGCGCGCATATCCACAAAAACGCAGTGATTATGATGGGCGCTGTGATCAATATCGGCGCGGTTGTGGGCGAGGGCACCATGATTGATATGAACGCTGTGCTGGGCGCCCGTGCTACCATTGGCAAGAACTGCCATATCGGCGCAGGTGCGGTGGTTGCCGGTGTGCTTGAGCCGCCGTCAAAACAGCCGGTCATCATTGAGGATGAAGTCCTGATCGGGGCCAACGCGGTCATTCTTGAGGGTGTCAAAATCGGTAAGGGCGCAGTGGTCGCCGCCGGTTCTGTGGTGACTGAGGATGTCCCTGCCGGCGTTGTAGTCGCAGGTTCCCCTGCCAAAGTTGTTAAAGACAAAGACGAAAAAACCGAGGATAAAACCGAATTACTCGACGATTTGAGAGGTTAA
- the dapB gene encoding 4-hydroxy-tetrahydrodipicolinate reductase encodes MLNILLSGVGGAMGHMLQTIIGEDPDCQIVAGFDINTDQDTPFPVYSDLSQCAEKADVIIDFSHYKAFDSIFGYARDTKTPIVIATTGLSEANLADIEAGGREFPVFRTANLSLGINLLAKALRDMAGALEDGFDIEIIEKHHNKKADAPSGTALLLADAVNDGLKNKKDYTFGRHGRDCKREPQELGIHAVRGGTIPGEHTVLFAGNDELIEIRHTALSKKVFANGAVTAAKYLVNQAPGLYNMEMLIEN; translated from the coding sequence ATGCTAAATATACTCTTATCCGGCGTCGGCGGCGCCATGGGGCATATGCTCCAGACCATTATCGGTGAAGATCCGGACTGCCAGATCGTGGCAGGCTTTGATATTAACACCGATCAGGATACCCCCTTCCCTGTCTATTCCGATTTAAGCCAGTGTGCGGAAAAGGCGGATGTGATCATTGACTTTTCCCACTACAAGGCCTTTGACAGCATCTTTGGCTATGCCAGAGACACCAAGACGCCCATCGTCATCGCCACCACCGGCCTCTCCGAGGCGAATCTGGCCGATATTGAAGCCGGCGGGAGGGAATTTCCAGTTTTCAGAACCGCTAACCTGAGCCTGGGCATCAACCTTCTGGCAAAAGCCCTGCGGGATATGGCAGGCGCTCTGGAGGACGGCTTTGATATTGAAATTATTGAAAAGCACCACAATAAAAAAGCCGACGCCCCCAGCGGCACTGCCCTGCTTTTGGCCGACGCGGTAAATGATGGTCTCAAAAATAAAAAGGACTATACCTTTGGCCGCCATGGCAGAGACTGTAAGCGAGAACCCCAGGAGCTGGGAATCCACGCCGTCCGCGGCGGCACCATCCCCGGCGAGCACACAGTCTTATTCGCTGGCAACGATGAGCTGATCGAAATCCGCCACACGGCCCTTTCCAAAAAAGTATTTGCAAACGGCGCAGTGACTGCGGCCAAATACCTTGTAAACCAGGCCCCGGGCCTCTACAATATGGAAATGCTGATTGAAAATTAA
- the dapA gene encoding 4-hydroxy-tetrahydrodipicolinate synthase — MSTIFTGSCVALITPFKDNKIDFDRFRELIDWHIENGTDAILVAGTTGETSTLTDQEHLDLLRVAGEHIAGRVPYIAGTGSNDTAYSIMLSKYAEEQGADAVLVINPYYNKSTQKGIYVHIKAIADAIKVPIIVYNVPSRTGANISVSTMQKLAEIPNVQAVKEASGDISQITEIARTCGSKLDVYSGNDDQTLPILSVGGKGIISVSANIIPKDMHDLVAAFMSGDVDKAREMQFSTNLINLAMFYETNPIPVKTAMRLLGTDTGEMRLPLVEMEEANEARLAEALKEYGLL, encoded by the coding sequence ATGTCCACTATTTTTACAGGAAGCTGTGTGGCCCTGATCACACCATTCAAGGACAACAAAATCGATTTTGACCGGTTCAGAGAGCTCATCGACTGGCACATCGAAAACGGCACCGACGCCATTCTGGTGGCCGGAACCACCGGTGAGACCTCAACCCTCACTGATCAGGAGCACCTTGATCTGCTGCGGGTTGCCGGCGAACACATTGCCGGCCGCGTTCCTTATATTGCCGGTACTGGCAGTAACGATACCGCCTACTCCATTATGCTCTCAAAATACGCTGAGGAACAGGGTGCGGACGCGGTTTTAGTCATTAACCCCTACTACAACAAATCCACCCAGAAGGGGATTTACGTGCACATCAAGGCCATTGCCGACGCCATCAAGGTGCCGATCATTGTCTACAATGTGCCCAGCCGCACCGGGGCCAACATCAGCGTGTCCACCATGCAGAAGCTGGCCGAGATCCCCAATGTCCAGGCAGTCAAGGAAGCCAGCGGCGACATCAGCCAGATCACAGAAATTGCCCGCACCTGCGGCAGCAAACTGGATGTTTACAGCGGCAACGACGACCAGACCCTGCCCATCCTTTCTGTGGGCGGCAAGGGCATTATCTCCGTTTCTGCCAACATTATTCCAAAGGATATGCACGACCTGGTAGCAGCCTTTATGAGCGGCGATGTAGACAAAGCCCGGGAAATGCAGTTTAGCACTAACCTGATCAATCTGGCCATGTTCTATGAAACCAACCCGATCCCGGTTAAAACCGCCATGCGGCTGCTGGGCACCGACACTGGTGAAATGCGCCTGCCCCTGGTTGAAATGGAAGAGGCCAATGAGGCACGCCTGGCTGAAGCCCTGAAGGAATACGGACTGCTTTAA